A region of Pseudosulfitobacter sp. DSM 107133 DNA encodes the following proteins:
- a CDS encoding GNAT family N-acetyltransferase, producing the protein MTAPKITYTETDSKGRYAATVEGKAGEAELTTSKVSDTLIIADHTDVPDSMRGTGVGRALAEQLIADARAKGQRIVPLCPFVRAHSMKHREELADVIQW; encoded by the coding sequence ATGACAGCCCCCAAAATCACCTATACCGAGACCGACAGCAAAGGCCGCTACGCCGCCACCGTTGAGGGCAAGGCAGGCGAGGCGGAACTGACCACCTCGAAAGTGTCCGACACGCTGATCATCGCGGATCACACCGATGTTCCCGACAGCATGCGTGGCACTGGCGTCGGCCGTGCGCTGGCCGAGCAACTGATCGCGGATGCCCGTGCCAAGGGCCAGCGCATCGTGCCGCTGTGTCCTTTCGTGCGCGCCCATTCCATGAAACACCGCGAAGAGCTGGCCGATGTCATCCAGTGGTAA